From a single Lewinella sp. LCG006 genomic region:
- a CDS encoding SusD/RagB family nutrient-binding outer membrane lipoprotein has translation MRKHFKYIIPSLLLVFSLTNCEDYLDVNDDPNNLTEVGLSSLLPAIEFRLADAQYSVSYQAAQATQQTASYFGYFENFRMGDAWSILYLRVLANADILARQAAAAQVPNYEGIAYAIQAYALSTVTDSWEAAPWSEAFDGSNNLEPVFDEQQELYATINTLLDKATPLLEYEVVDCDNEICVSAGSDLIYGGDMSKWLKMVSALRARMAIHLLNKGTANATAAINAANQAFTSNDDDFEFAYNDVERNPAHTGIALAVNTGNFTVAPGGYAVRLLNGELYNVADPRLEILFGNETEYIGIDSYDDDAPANTVDFSETTFHSREQTPMFMLTYAEMKFIEAEAQLALGQTGPAYTAYLAGIQASMDKYGVDPAAADAYLNDPVVAVGAAALTNELIMKEKYIALYFNYEVWTDMRRYNYSSNVYRNFVIPDTDRFGGPAQRALYPTDEFNRNGAEVSKVVRDFETQMWRDLN, from the coding sequence ATGCGCAAGCATTTCAAATATATTATCCCTTCATTGCTCCTGGTATTTTCACTGACCAATTGTGAAGACTACCTGGACGTCAATGATGACCCCAACAACCTCACCGAGGTGGGTTTGTCTTCCTTGCTACCTGCCATTGAATTCAGATTAGCTGATGCTCAATATTCAGTATCTTATCAAGCAGCGCAAGCTACGCAGCAGACGGCTTCTTATTTTGGCTATTTCGAAAATTTCCGCATGGGTGATGCGTGGAGCATCCTCTACCTGCGGGTATTGGCCAATGCGGATATCTTGGCTCGCCAGGCCGCAGCCGCACAAGTCCCCAACTACGAAGGGATTGCTTATGCCATCCAGGCTTACGCCTTAAGTACCGTGACCGACAGCTGGGAAGCAGCTCCCTGGTCTGAAGCTTTTGACGGCAGCAACAACCTGGAGCCTGTGTTTGATGAGCAGCAAGAGCTGTATGCAACCATCAATACTTTACTGGATAAGGCCACTCCTCTGTTGGAGTATGAGGTCGTGGATTGTGACAACGAGATTTGCGTAAGTGCTGGTAGTGACCTGATTTACGGCGGCGATATGAGCAAATGGCTGAAGATGGTCAGTGCATTACGTGCTCGCATGGCAATCCACCTTTTGAATAAAGGAACAGCAAACGCGACAGCAGCCATTAACGCAGCAAATCAAGCCTTTACCAGTAATGACGATGACTTCGAATTTGCGTACAACGACGTAGAACGCAACCCTGCACATACAGGCATTGCGCTAGCCGTAAATACCGGCAACTTCACCGTGGCCCCGGGAGGCTATGCCGTAAGATTGCTCAACGGCGAGCTCTACAATGTAGCTGATCCCCGTCTTGAAATCTTATTTGGCAACGAAACCGAGTATATCGGTATCGACAGCTACGATGATGATGCTCCAGCTAATACGGTCGATTTCTCGGAAACGACTTTCCACAGCCGCGAACAGACCCCCATGTTTATGCTCACTTACGCAGAGATGAAATTCATCGAAGCTGAGGCACAACTGGCGCTCGGACAGACCGGCCCTGCCTACACGGCTTACCTTGCCGGCATCCAGGCCAGCATGGACAAGTACGGCGTAGACCCTGCTGCGGCTGATGCTTACCTCAATGATCCGGTCGTTGCCGTTGGAGCAGCAGCATTGACCAACGAACTGATCATGAAAGAGAAGTACATTGCCCTTTATTTCAACTACGAAGTATGGACGGATATGCGTCGTTACAACTACAGCAGCAACGTCTACCGCAACTTTGTCATTCCGGATACGGATCGATTTGGTGGGCCTGCTCAACGGGCACTCTATCCTACGGATGAGTTCAACCGTAATGGTGCAGAAGTAAGTAAAGTCGTTCGCGACTTTGAAACACAGATGTGGCGAGATCTTAACTAA